GCGGGCCGCGCTCGGCTCCTCTACGAGGCGCGAGCAGGCGAGTCTGGGCGGCAGCGGCGACCGGAGTGGACGTTGGTCCAAGGTGCGACGCACATTGTCTCTTCCGACGGCCCTCGCGGGTTCGTCGTGCGCCGCGTCCGCCGCGACCCGCCAATACCGTCTCTTCTCCATGCCTCCCGAATTCAAGGATCGTTACGCCAAGGATTTTCTCGTCGGATGGCGCGCCATGGACTTCAACGGTCACATGGCGAACACCGCCTACCTCGACCTCGCCGCCGACGTGCGGTTGGCGTTTCTCGCCGACCACGGCTTTCCGCCGACCGAGCTGCGACGGCTCGCCATCGGGCCCGTGATCCGCAAGGAAGAGCTGGAGTATTTCCGGGAGGTCAACCTCCACGACACCGTGACGGTTACCTATGCGGCGCTCGCGTCGAGCCCAGACGGTGCCCGCTTCGTGATCGAGAACGAGATCTGGTCGGCCGCGGGTGAGCGGGCGGCGACGGTCCGCTCGACCGGCGGGTGGCTCGACCTCCGTACGCGAAAGCTCGTCACGCCTCCGCCCATCCTTTTGGCGGCCCTACAGCACCTGCCGCGCGCCCCCGGATTCATCGAGCTCCCTTTGCCGACTGCGAAGACCGGATAGGCCCGCGACTTGCCGAGTCCGCCCGCAGAATTATTTGGCTCGACCGAGGGGAATGCAGGCCCGACGCGTGCGGAAGGGGAAAACAGAGGCGTGGCACCTCAGACGGCGGACGAGCTCGCCAATGTGGAATCGAGACGGGTGAGAGCGCCCTCAGAGCCGCCCAATCCCGGCGTCGCCGAGGTTCTCGCGCACGGTGGAGAAATGGGCGCGTTGATGCGCACCATCGATTGGGCCAGCACGCCCCTCGGTCCAGTCGACGCATGGTCGCCGACTCTCAAGACGATGGTCCGCTTCCTCCTCGCCAATCGCTTTCCGATCCTCCTTTGGTGGGGCCCGGACTACATCAGCCTTTACAACGACGCCTATCGGCCGATTCTCGGCGCGAAACATCCGCGGTCGATGGGCCAGCCCGTTCGCGAATGCTGGTGGGAGATCTATGACGTCATCGGTCCCCTCATCGACACGCCGTTCCAGGGTGGGCCGGCGACTTGGATGGATGACATTCTCCTCGAGGTGAAGCGGCACGGATTCGCCGAAGAGACGCACTTCACGATCGCGTACAGTCCGGTTCCGGATCCGACGGCCGACCGAGGCATCGGCGGCGTCATCGCCACCGTTACCGAAACGACCGAACAAGTCATCGCCGAGCGACGCGTGCTCGCGTTGCGAGACCTCGGCACGCAGTCGATCATGGAAGCACGCACGGTCGAACAGGCGTGTGCGGCGGCGGCGGACGTGCTGTCGAAGCACTCGCGAGACATTCCGTTCGCACTGATCTATCTGCTCGATCCAGACGGCAAGCGCGTCCGCCTTGCCGGCGCGATGGGAACGGCGGCAGGCGGCGCGATCAGTCCGGAGACGATCGACCTCGGCGACGCGGCGTCGGACCCCATGGGTTGGCCGATTCGCGAGGCACTCGAGGCGGAGGCTCTGCACATCGTCGAGCACCTCGGCGCTCGCTTCCGGGACATACCTCCGGGCCCATGGTCCGACCCGCCGCACACCGGCATCGTGGCGCCGATCGCGTCGAACATCGCGCACCGGCCGGTCGGCGTGCTCGTCGCCGGCGTGAGCCCGCGCCATGGATTCGACGAGCAATACGCGACGTTCTTCGAGCTCGTCGCGAGGCAGGTCTCGACGGCCGTCGTAAACGCGCGCGCCTACGAGGACGAGAAGCGGCGAGCGGAAGCGCTCGCCGAGTTGGACCGCGCCAAGACCGCCTTCTTCTCGAACGTGAGCCACGAGTTTCGCACACCGCTCGCGCTGCTGCTCGGTCCCGCGGAAGAAGTGCTGTCCGATCCGAAGCTGCCGGCGGGCGACCGCCGCCGCATCGAGGTGATCCAACGCAACGCGCTGCGCCTGCAACGACTCGTGAACACGCTACTCGACTTCTCGCGGATCGAGGCAGGGCGCGTCGACGCCGTGTACGACGGCGTCGACCTCGCGGCATCGACGAGGGAGCTCGCGTCGAACTTTCAGTCGGCGGTCGACGCGGCGGGGCTCACGCTCCTCATCGACACGCCGCCGGTCGGACAACCCGTGTACGTGGATCGCGAGATGTGGGAAAAGATCGTCTTGAACCTCATCTCGAACGCGTTCAAGCATACTTTCGACGGCGAAATCGCCGTGTCGCTGCACGCCGACGAGACGCACGTCGAGCTCGTGGTGCGCGACACCGGGGTCGGTATTCCGTCGAACGAGATCGCGAACGTCTTCACGCGATTCAACCGCGTGCCGAACACACGATCGCGAACGCACGAGGGGAGCGGGATCGGATTGGC
This window of the Gemmatimonadaceae bacterium genome carries:
- a CDS encoding thioesterase family protein, translated to MPPEFKDRYAKDFLVGWRAMDFNGHMANTAYLDLAADVRLAFLADHGFPPTELRRLAIGPVIRKEELEYFREVNLHDTVTVTYAALASSPDGARFVIENEIWSAAGERAATVRSTGGWLDLRTRKLVTPPPILLAALQHLPRAPGFIELPLPTAKTG